The genomic region ctggcgggttacagtccaaaggatcgcaaagagtcaaacacgactgagcgcgcgcgcaccgcccccccccccccacacgcCCAGAGAATCCTGGCCCAAGGGCAGGTCCTCACTGGAGGGCACCGGGCAAGTCAGTCACACCCTTAAAGGCCCAGCCACCTTGGCGCGCCTTGCTGCACTCCGGGGAAGTCGTGCGAGTGGAGCGATCACCCGTGaagttgtggcgtgcaggctcTAGACCTGACCCGTCCGAAAGTCCCGGGCCGGCAGCACCTTGGACAGAGCCCGGGCTGTGGGGACGGGGCAGGGTGGAGGGGCTGTATCCCCAAGGGTGAATGCCCAAAGGGTGGGTCGGCCCTGGGGCTCGCGCGGAAAGCCCGGGCGCGCACTGCAAGGGAACGCGAGGCTCCCGGCTCACTCTGGCAGAGCCACCGGGACTCAGAACGTCGCGTCCCAATCCAACAGGCACCCCATGCAAGTGAGACTGGGACCGAAAAAAATTATGCTTAAGAGGGTGAAGGCCTGAGCGGCCGCTGGAGGAACCTCCCCGCCAGCCGCGCCCATTGGCCCTCGCAGCTGCAACGTCAGGAGCCCGGAGCGCGAAACCCTGGGCGGGATGACGGGGGCGAGCAGCTGGGGCGGAGCCTGGCGTCCCCTCCCGTGTCCGGCCGCGCCCGTCCTCCGGGCCGCCGCCACAAGCTATCCCTACAGAACGCCTGCCCCAGCGGAGCGGGCCGCACTGCGCTCCGGCGCCCCGCGTGTCCCCGGCCTCCGCCCCAGCGTGGGGTCGCCAGGCCCGCGCGTGCGCAGCGCGGGAGGGGCGCGGGCCGGGACCCCCGGGCCAGCGCGTGCGCGGACAGAGCCCTGAGAGGTGGGCGGGCGCGGGGACTAGGCTCCCGGTGCGGCGGGCCCACTGAGGAGACCCgggccgggggggtggggggggtgggggtggccagaGGAACGCGGACCGACCGCGCTGGACCGGGCCATGGCGTTCCTGGCCGGGCCGCGCCTGCTGGACTGGGCCAGCTCCCCGCCTCACCTGCAGTTTAACAAGTTCGTGCTCACTGGCTACCGGCCGGCCAGCAGCGGCTCGGGCTGCCTTCGTAGCCTCTTCTACATGCACAACGAGCTGGGCAACATCTACACGCACGGTGAGCCGCGCCCCGCACCCCCCATCCGCGTCAGCCCTGTGCGCGCTGGGGCCGCGGCCCAAAGGCCGAGGAGAGCCCTAGAGCCCAGGTCCTGGGCTGTTCCGGCCCTGGCATGGCCAGGAGCCGCAGTGACAAAGCTGCCATTGTCCCAGACGTCGCTACCCGCTTCTGCTCCCCCGGCGGGGCCCCGGGGGCAGGCGAGGGAAGCTGAGTGGGGGACCCAGTCCGCTTAATCCTTCTGAGCCCTGGGAAGAAGGAGCTTGGTGTCCGGCCGCTTCGTAATCCCTGCGCCCTGGCACCGTCTCCCGCCAGCACCCATCCCGGAGATGGGTGTCGAGGAGGGGCCCAAGAGAGGAAGTCAGGCCCGGAGGCCCTGCGGCCCCTGCCCGAGTCGCGGAGCTCCGCCTTGTGGCGGCCCCTCCTCCGCTGCCCCGCCGAACCGTCCGTGCTGACACAGGCCTGCCCGTCCTTGGCCTGCCCCGGCAGGCTGCAGGCAGGCGGCTGAGAGAGGGGCGCTAGGTGCGCTGGGCCTGACCTTCCTACCTGCTCCCTGGGGTGATTGTGGCCTGGCCAGGCCCCGCTAAGAGTGGGCAGTCAGCGGCCCCAGCCCGCGGGTGCTGAACTTTGACTCCTgtgaaggcaatgccaaagtgcCTGCAAGAAGTGGTAGGAATGGCCCTGAAGGCCTGGGCTGGGAGGCATGGAGCTCCCCAAAAAGGTGCTGGGGTAGGCGACAGCAGGTTCTTTCAGCCTCCTCCCTGGCCTCGCCTCAAGACGACAGAAAGGCCCTCCATTTGTCTGGTCACTTCTGGAGAGAGGGCACAGGGGTTGGGAAGAGCAGGCAGAGCAGCCCTGGCATGTTAGCATCGCCCACATGTCCTGTTCAGAATTCAGCTTGGGGTCATGCCTCCTTCTGACTCCTGCTGAAGtcaggtttgggggtgggggcccctgctttccaGGGAACCCGCCACAAGGGTGAGCGCAGCTCTGGGGTCAGGGCCGCCTGGGCTCTGTGCTGCTTCCCTTGCTTCCttgctggggtcacctggggcggggactcagtttcctcaccggACAGTGGGGATAAAGGCCTGTCCTTCCCAGAACTACTGTGAGCTCTGCTAAATCAAGTGATCAGGAGCCCAGGGcctgcccctgcccagggccGGCCAGCAGCTGGCCCACAGCCTTCTCTGGACCTGTGTTGCGCTCACCCCGCCATGCTGTCTCTGGACTGGGGCCTCCCTGGGGACATGCCTTGTCCTCAGTGTGAAGGTGTCTGATGGAAAACTGTCTCCCTCCCCCAGGACTGGCCCTGCTGGGCTTCCTGGTGCTGCTGCCCATGACCATGCCCTGGGGTCAGCTGGGCGAGGATGGCTGGCTGTGGGCCACACACTGTGTGGCCTGCCTGGCACCCCCTGCAGGCTCTGTGCTCTATCACCTCTTCATGTGCCACAAAGGGGGCAGCCCTGTGTACACCCGGCTCCTTGCCCTGGATATGTGTGGGGTCTGCCTCATCAACACTCTCGgtgagcagggctgggggtggggggcggggggcttgaAGGACGGGAGCTGGGGGTCGGGTCCACTCACGTGAGTCCTGGGTAGAAAGGGCAGGAGTCAGGAAATCTGGAAGCAAGAGGGCAGGTGGACCCACGAACTGACGTGCCCTCTCCCGCCTCTCTCCTCTGCGCAGGGGCCCTGCCCATCATCCACTGCACCCTGGCCTGCCGGCCCTGGCTGCGCCCCGCTGCCCTGCTGGGCTACACCCTGCTATCGGGTGTGGCTGGCTGGCGGGCCCTCACCGCCCCCTCCACCAGTGCCCGGCTCCGCGCCTTTGGCTGGCAGGCCGGCGCCCGCCTCCTGGTGTTCGGGGCCCGGGGAGCGGGGCTGGGCTCCGGGGCTCCAGGCTCCCTGCGCTGCTACTTGCGCATGGACGCGCTGGCACTGCTTGGGGGGCTGGTGAACGTGGCCCGCCTGCCGGAGCGCTGGGTACCCGGCCGCTTCGACTACTGGGGTAACTCACACCAGATCATGCACCTGCTCAGCGTGGGCTCCATCCTCCAGCTGCACGCTGGTGTCGTGCCCGACCTGCTCTGGGCCGCCCGGCACACCTGCCTCCCGGACTGAGCCACCTCCCGCCTGCCATGCCCCCAGGCTTCTAGGGCCAACGGCGCCATGCTTTCCACTGGCCTGCAAGGGGATGGCTCTCTGGACGCTTCGCAAACGGGACTTCTGGCGGGGGCCTCCGTCCATTCATCCCATCTTCCCTGTGGACTAGCTGCTGCTACTCACACCTTGGAGCTCCAGTGGCCCTGCCTGCCTTCTTCCAGGGAGCTTAGTCTTACTGCGTAGGTTGAAAGGCAAccttcctttctctgggcctccgATTACCTTCTGTGTGACTTCTGAGATTTGGGCCAAAGGGATAGTTGTGATCCTGCCAGCCCAGAGCCATCGCTCACCCTGGGCCTCCTCGGAAACTCACTTAAGGCTCCTCACAGCTGCCCAGCCTCCTGCCCTTGCTTCATGACCTCTGTCCATCCGCCCCGTAGGCCAGCCCTCCCAGCAGCCTGACGTTCACCCGCCGGTTTTCCCTTCtgtctggagactgtggattgaGGGGTCTGGGCATCAGGACTAGACTCACCCCTGGACCTAGGAGCAGGAGGTCAGCTGCTGCTTTTTCCAGGCAACTGGCAGAGAAACCTAAAGCACTGGCCAGCCCTGGACCCGGCCCTTCTGGGCTGAGGGCCCACCCTCCACCTTGAGTGAGTGCTCTGACAACTGACCTGCCCACCAGCGACACACCTGCTCAGGAACTCTGCCCCACACAGTCGGTGGCTCCTAGTTCATCTGCTGGCCTGGGGCTTGGGGACTTGCAGCAGAGCTCAGCCTGTCCCAGGGGCCTCAGGCCCTAGGCGACGTCAATAAAAGGGTGCAGGAAGCACTGTGTTGCCACACAAGCAAGCTTGGGTGCGCCCCAAGATTCAAATACCTTTTATTAGACACAGCCAAGCAGAAGGGACCACTGGAGTCCACACAGGGACCCCAGCCTCCAGGAGGATGGAAGGGAGGGGCTAAGAGGTTAAAAGCGCTGAGCCTGGGCCTGTGGGCTTAGCTTGGGCCCAGGGAGTCCTCAAACAGGCTGAGGAGGTTCCGAGGTTCAAAGGCAGGGAAGGTGCCCCGAGGGGGCTCTGAGTCAATGTCACTCAGGTCCAGAGCATCCCTGGGGGGCAGGAAGAACAGAGAAATGACTCAGGACCAAGAgccgccccctcccaccccaggacccTGGGCCAGCTCACCTCGGCGTGTGCCTGCTCCGAGGGGCAGGGGAGCCACTGCGGGGGGTGGAGGTGCTGCCGACAGCCCTGGCCAGGATGGCCTCTGGAGACAGTGAGGGCCTGCATGGGGGGCAAGATGAGCAGGCTGTGGGGGGAGGGCATCGGGGCAGCAACGCCCACCTGTCCCTGGTGGGATCCGCCTGATGCAGGCAGGGGCCAGTGCCAGACAATGGGTGTGCGGTGGATGTTGAAAGAAGCGCTTTGACAGTTTCCAAAGTCCACCTGACCGCACACAAAGGCCACCTCTGTCCCTTAGAGCATGGAGGCTCTGACTGAGCTGACTCTGAAATGCCCTTGTGGTAAATGAAGCTCATCTGGCAGGCTGTCTGCTATAATGTGCTCCCACGGGTGATGGCATGAACCCTCCTGAGAACTGCCTGCCCCGAGCATGTGGTTTCCTTTGCAGTAGTTTCTTAATTACGGCCTGTCACTTGGCCACCAGGCACCTGGGACTAAGGAATTCCTCCTCCCAGGGAAGGGGCTCGCCAGGCGCTGCGGCTTTTCTCCCCCAGAGGAAAGACGACGCCTTGTCCTCGGGTGCCAGTGGCATCtgcgggggtgggggctgcacTGCCCGCCTCTCAGCAGTGCAGTGGGCCCCGCACAGCCCCCCAGAGTGGCAGCATCCTCGGTGGGAGGCTGCCAGTTCTCTGCTCGGTACAGACCCTGCTCCACGCACCGAGTTTAGAAAGAACTGCATTCAATCTAGGCCAGGCCACACCCCCACCAGCCTTGGTTTCCTTCCCTGGGCTTGAAGGGGGCCAGGTTTGTGGGTGCGTTCCCCATTCACCGCGCTGATGGCTGTCCCCCCCACCCTGTCCTCAGCCGCCCTTCCCGAGTCCTCACCCACCCTATGCTGTCGTCGCCCCAGGTGCTGGAGAGGCTGCGGTCCAGGAGAAGGCTGCAGGGCGGCGACCCGGGTGGGGTGGCCGGCGGACCCGGGGGCTGCAGCCAGCTGGCGGGGTGAGCCAGCCCGTGCCAGAGCCAGCAGAGCAGGGAGAGCAGGGCCTGCAGGGACACAGGCTCAGGGGAGGCCGGGcaggccctgggcagggagcGGAGCCAGGCGGCCCGTCACCCTCCCCGCTTACCTGCCACAGGGCCCAGCCTCGACTGAGGGCCTCGGCGGCCATGAACCACAGGACGCTCCAGGGCCGTGGCTGCCTGAGCACGGGCAGGGCCAGCAGGGCCTCGGCGGTGGCCCGCAGGTTGGGGTCAGGCTCCAGCATCGTGATGAGAACGGAACGCAGCTCAGAGGACAGGCCTGTCCCCGGGCAGGGCCATGTCAGATATGGGGCCTTGTGCCTCCCAGCCCCTTGCCACCACAGCTGCCCCGACCCCCAGAGCCTGTCCTCCCAGCGGCAGACAGCCCCCCAGCCCTTGCCCCCCGACTCACCAGCGGTGAACTCAGGGGGCAGGTAGCCCTGACGCAGCCGCTGCCAGCCCTCCCCACCGCGGGGCAGTTCCATGTTGCAAGCCACCTCCAGGATGGTGAGGCCCAGGCTGGGGGACAGGGAcagaagggggcagggagggctgtGAGACGCACAACCCAGCGACCTGGGCTGACCCCACGGAGAGGGCTGCTGGCCTCCACTGTGAGCCAgggccctgggggaggaggggctgaTGACGGGAACCACTTCGTGGAGCGTGGACCCCCAGGCCAGCATGGCCCACACACCACCGTGGTGAGTCCCTCCAGCAGCCCCCGCCCTCACGGGACTGGCACTCTGGTTGCTAACAGTGATTTAACAGTGAGGCTCTCTTCCTCCTGTTGATGTGACCAGATGCTACTGTCAGAGGCAGGGCAGGGGTGACTGGCGTGGACCTTGGAACCTAGCGCTTGGTCCAGGCCCAGCTTCACCGCCTGCTAATTGTGGACTTGGGGAAGTCTCTCCATCTGCTGTCTGTTCCCCTGTAAATGGAGTAATACGGTTTCTCCCAGGGAGGTGTGGTGAGGAGGCCAGTGAATCACGTAAGGTGGCTCCGAAGGCTTCTCTGCTTAGACAGCCTAGCCCTCCAGACCCTCTCGCCCCTGAGGCAGGGTCTTCCGGCCTGGGACCAAGTCTTCCTGACTCTGGGCTGGGCTGGTGTCCCTCTGCTGACCACGCCCCACCCACCaggaagcccccctccccccagccctcacCTGAACACGTCTGCCGCTGTCCCGTAAGAGCCCTGGAGCAACTCGGGGGCCATGTAGCGGGGGTCTCCCTCCTGGGCCTCGCTAGCTCCCGATGCGCCCAGCTCAACCAGCAGCCCGAAGTCACCCAGCTTGCAGCGGCCCCGGGGCCCCAGGAAGATGTTGGCAGGCTTGACATCTAGGTGGACCAGGCCCTGGCCGTGCAGGTGGGCCAGGGCCAGCAGGGTGTCCCGCAGATAGCCCCAGACCTGAGCCTCGGGCAGGCCGGCGCCCCAGGCCTCGCAGTGCTGCTGCAGACTGGGCCCACACAGCTCCGTCTGTAGGTACAGGATGCCACCCTCCTCCCAGGCTTGTTCCAACCGCACACAGCGCGGGTGCTGCCCCACCTTCTCGTGGCCGCCCACCTCGGCCAGCTTGCGGGTCCGGTCCTTGGGGCCCCGGAACGGCGACATGGAGCGCTTCACTGCGTAGAGCCGGCCATCTTCCTTGGAGCGCACCTGGAAGGGAGGGGGCACAACCACCCGGGACCAGCCCGAGGTTCAGTTCAGATCTCACGTGTGCAGGAGGTGTCGCATGCCAGCCACTTTAGAGGGACCCCTGTGTGTGCAAGAGCAAAGCTGGACAAACCTCTACCCCACGAGCCAGTTTGCTGGAGACCCAGCGATGGAAGAGACGGGGCAGACCTCTAAGTACTGGCCCAGGAGGATGTGTTAGATAAAGAAGCTGCCTAGAGAATAGCAAGGCGGTGTGGTCTGCATGCAGCCTATGAAATGGCTTCGTCTCTATGTGGTCAACTCCAgagaaaaatctagaaagaaGACCCCCACCTGACAATCATCTTGGTTTCCTCCAGAATGGAGAGTTGACCTAGGGGCTTCTGTTTGTACTTTTTAACAAATTTGTCTTCGTGTAGTACTTGTGTAAGGAAAactacattttaaaggaaatatacatgactggaaaatatattttaaggaacAAAAGGTGGCATGGAGGAGTTGCCTGAATACTTGAGGCTGGAGGGAGatggcagggggcggggcggtgGTTCTGGCTCAGGGGCCAGGTGGAGCTGCCAAGACCCCCAGACGGCAGGCTCCgggaaggaggagatggcaggCGGGAGCCACTGCAAGGCGTGCCAAGCTCTGGACAAGGGGAGAGTGTGTACTGAGGGGCCTCAGAGGGGCCTGTGTAGGGGGGTATGAAAAAGCAGCCAAGTCCAGCACTGAGGGGAGCCTACCAGCCTGTGAGGGGTGCTGTCAGGGGAGAGGTGGGAAGCAGGCTCCCTGGATACCATCCCACCCTGGATGGGGGGGAGGGACCCCAGACAGACCTACAGAGCTGTTACCAACTCACCTTGAAGACTTCCCCATAAGAGCCATGGCCCAGGCGGCCAAGCCTGTGGAAACTCTGCTGGAAGAATGACTCCGGTCGACTTGGATCATACCCGGGGCTCTGCAGGGGCTCGGAGGCCTGGTCCCGGAACGACACCCGCCGGGCGTGGGGCTGATGCCAGCCTGGGGTCCGAGGAGGGAAGAGGCGGCTGACAGGGATGCTGCCCTTGGCAGGGGGCCGGGGCGGGAGGCTCCGACTGAGCCCCCTGGGCCTCTTGAGGGAGAAGCCAGGCTCTGCATGGCGGAAGTAGGCTGGGACTGGGACAGGAGTGCCACCCAGGGGTGGCGGGGTGCCCTCGGCGGGCATGAGCATGTCCAGTACAGGCAACCTGGGAGCAGAGTACAGAGTGTCACTCAAATGGCGCTTGGTCCTGTGGCCCCAAAGAGGCTGCAGAAGACAGCTGCATCAACACCACACACACGCTCTGCTTTAGGCATGGAGGCCGCGGCACCTTGAGCACCTGCAGGAAAAGGTATACAAATGAATGCGCTGCCACGTCCCCCAGGGTAGAAAAAcacaaactgaaaatgaaaaccacagcgTCCTGTCTCAGAGGCTCCCACAGTTCGACAGAGGTTAACCAAGGCAGGTTCTGAAGCCAGACCACCTGCGTGCACAGCCCTGCCTGGTTTAGCCTTAAAATATCCAacct from Muntiacus reevesi chromosome 2, mMunRee1.1, whole genome shotgun sequence harbors:
- the PAQR4 gene encoding progestin and adipoQ receptor family member 4 isoform X1 is translated as MAFLAGPRLLDWASSPPHLQFNKFVLTGYRPASSGSGCLRSLFYMHNELGNIYTHGLALLGFLVLLPMTMPWGQLGEDGWLWATHCVACLAPPAGSVLYHLFMCHKGGSPVYTRLLALDMCGVCLINTLGALPIIHCTLACRPWLRPAALLGYTLLSGVAGWRALTAPSTSARLRAFGWQAGARLLVFGARGAGLGSGAPGSLRCYLRMDALALLGGLVNVARLPERWVPGRFDYWGNSHQIMHLLSVGSILQLHAGVVPDLLWAARHTCLPD
- the PAQR4 gene encoding progestin and adipoQ receptor family member 4 isoform X4, which gives rise to MAFLAGPRLLDWASSPPHLQFNKFVLTGYRPASSGSGCLRSLFYMHNELGNIYTHGALPIIHCTLACRPWLRPAALLGYTLLSGVAGWRALTAPSTSARLRAFGWQAGARLLVFGARGAGLGSGAPGSLRCYLRMDALALLGGLVNVARLPERWVPGRFDYWGNSHQIMHLLSVGSILQLHAGVVPDLLWAARHTCLPD
- the PAQR4 gene encoding progestin and adipoQ receptor family member 4 isoform X2 is translated as MPKCLQEVVGMALKAWAGRHGAPQKGLALLGFLVLLPMTMPWGQLGEDGWLWATHCVACLAPPAGSVLYHLFMCHKGGSPVYTRLLALDMCGVCLINTLGALPIIHCTLACRPWLRPAALLGYTLLSGVAGWRALTAPSTSARLRAFGWQAGARLLVFGARGAGLGSGAPGSLRCYLRMDALALLGGLVNVARLPERWVPGRFDYWGNSHQIMHLLSVGSILQLHAGVVPDLLWAARHTCLPD
- the PAQR4 gene encoding progestin and adipoQ receptor family member 4 isoform X3; its protein translation is MTMPWGQLGEDGWLWATHCVACLAPPAGSVLYHLFMCHKGGSPVYTRLLALDMCGVCLINTLGALPIIHCTLACRPWLRPAALLGYTLLSGVAGWRALTAPSTSARLRAFGWQAGARLLVFGARGAGLGSGAPGSLRCYLRMDALALLGGLVNVARLPERWVPGRFDYWGNSHQIMHLLSVGSILQLHAGVVPDLLWAARHTCLPD
- the PKMYT1 gene encoding membrane-associated tyrosine- and threonine-specific cdc2-inhibitory kinase, whose amino-acid sequence is MLMPAEGTPPPLGGTPVPVPAYFRHAEPGFSLKRPRGLSRSLPPRPPAKGSIPVSRLFPPRTPGWHQPHARRVSFRDQASEPLQSPGYDPSRPESFFQQSFHRLGRLGHGSYGEVFKVRSKEDGRLYAVKRSMSPFRGPKDRTRKLAEVGGHEKVGQHPRCVRLEQAWEEGGILYLQTELCGPSLQQHCEAWGAGLPEAQVWGYLRDTLLALAHLHGQGLVHLDVKPANIFLGPRGRCKLGDFGLLVELGASGASEAQEGDPRYMAPELLQGSYGTAADVFSLGLTILEVACNMELPRGGEGWQRLRQGYLPPEFTAGLSSELRSVLITMLEPDPNLRATAEALLALPVLRQPRPWSVLWFMAAEALSRGWALWQALLSLLCWLWHGLAHPASWLQPPGPPATPPGSPPCSLLLDRSLSSTWGDDSIGPSLSPEAILARAVGSTSTPRSGSPAPRSRHTPRDALDLSDIDSEPPRGTFPAFEPRNLLSLFEDSLGPS